In a single window of the Micrococcaceae bacterium Sec5.7 genome:
- a CDS encoding DUF2461 domain-containing protein → MTTFHGIPAAAIGFYAQLELNNNRDWWLEHKTAYNQSVKEPLAALLAELEPRFGPGKIFRPNRDIRFSLDKSPYKTVQGAFASYQEGVGYYLQLGADGLLVGGGYHSHSPAQLARYRNSADASGTGESLQQIVDAIIAAGFEIEGERLKTVPHGFPREHPRAELLKHKSLSASVTLGQPDWLSTASAGREIARLWEQLRPLVDWVGRHAAP, encoded by the coding sequence ATGACCACATTCCACGGCATCCCCGCCGCTGCCATCGGGTTTTATGCGCAGCTGGAGCTCAACAACAACCGTGACTGGTGGCTGGAGCACAAGACCGCCTACAACCAGTCGGTCAAGGAGCCGCTGGCTGCCCTCCTGGCCGAGCTGGAACCACGGTTCGGTCCGGGCAAGATCTTCCGGCCCAACCGGGACATCCGCTTTTCCCTGGACAAGTCACCCTACAAAACGGTCCAGGGAGCGTTCGCCTCCTACCAGGAGGGCGTCGGGTACTACCTTCAACTGGGTGCGGACGGCCTGCTGGTGGGCGGCGGCTACCACTCGCACTCCCCCGCGCAACTGGCCCGCTACCGGAACTCAGCGGATGCATCGGGGACCGGAGAATCCCTGCAGCAGATAGTGGACGCCATCATCGCAGCCGGGTTTGAGATTGAGGGCGAAAGGCTGAAGACCGTGCCGCATGGCTTTCCCCGGGAACATCCGAGGGCGGAGTTGCTGAAGCACAAGTCACTGTCCGCCAGCGTCACCCTGGGCCAGCCGGACTGGCTGTCCACGGCGTCGGCCGGCCGGGAGATCGCCCGGCTCTGGGAGCAGCTGCGTCCGCTGGTGGACTGGGTGGGACGGCATGCAGCCCCCTGA
- a CDS encoding TetR/AcrR family transcriptional regulator — MARPAKPERKAELLSAILDYLMDRTLAGLTFRTLADGLGISSYVLVYHFGNREQLVNEIIRSIESRLDSMRGTDIRDISRDAWKSFLLESWQWTMAQRNRHLARLEFEATAQDIVAAEPRGTSQEHFRMLHEKARDWLVEQGIREEFADTDARLFTSTFYGLQFDFVVMNQAEAATKAFELMLTVFFGNLDHRLATEGQHT; from the coding sequence ATGGCCCGCCCAGCAAAACCGGAACGCAAGGCAGAACTGCTGTCCGCGATTCTGGACTATCTTATGGACAGGACGCTGGCCGGGCTGACGTTCCGGACCCTGGCTGACGGGCTGGGCATCAGCAGCTATGTCCTGGTGTACCACTTCGGCAACAGGGAACAGCTCGTGAACGAGATCATCCGTTCCATTGAGTCCCGGCTGGACAGCATGCGGGGCACTGACATCCGGGACATCAGCCGCGATGCCTGGAAGTCCTTCCTGCTGGAGTCATGGCAATGGACCATGGCCCAGCGAAACCGCCACCTGGCGAGGCTCGAGTTTGAAGCCACTGCCCAGGACATCGTTGCCGCTGAACCCCGCGGTACATCCCAGGAGCACTTCCGGATGCTGCACGAAAAAGCCAGGGACTGGCTGGTGGAACAGGGTATCCGTGAAGAGTTCGCGGACACCGACGCCCGGCTGTTTACGTCCACGTTCTACGGGCTGCAGTTCGACTTTGTGGTGATGAACCAGGCTGAGGCGGCCACGAAGGCGTTCGAGCTGATGCTGACAGTATTCTTCGGCAACCTGGACCACAGGCTGGCCACCGAGGGCCAGCACACCTGA
- a CDS encoding amino acid permease, producing MNLLRTKSIEQSMADADEPGRKLKRSLSTWDLMIMGVAVAVGAGIFSVGAKAAANFAGPAVTASFAVAAVTCALAIMCYAEFATAIPVAGSAYVFTYATMGEVLAWIIGWNLILELFTAAAVIAKYWGIYLSKVFALTGMDIPPAIALGGVDLYWGAFLIVAIFTVLLVLGTKLSARVGNIFTMVKIAVVVFVIIAGFAYVKFENYTPFVPASEPTGGTAAADVLKQSFFGFLTGAAPAHYGTLGVFAGAAVVFFAFIGFDVVATSAEEVKNPQKTLPRGIFGGLALVTVLYILVSLALTGMVPYTELAKADNPTLTTAFEAVGNTDAAKIIAFGSLIGLTTVIMVLLMGLSRVVLAMSRDGLLPRSLSKTSAKRSTPVRLQIICGAAVALVAGLTEVDLLEEMINIGTLSAFVMVSLGILVLRRKRPDLKPAFRVPFGKVLPVVSAVLCLYLMTNLTVETWIFFGIWMAIGLVIYFAYGQRHSRLNEKFAEARAAVNGTSADEDDLAKV from the coding sequence ATGAACCTTCTCCGGACCAAATCAATCGAGCAGTCAATGGCCGACGCCGATGAACCCGGACGCAAACTCAAGCGGTCCCTGAGCACCTGGGACCTGATGATCATGGGCGTCGCCGTTGCCGTCGGCGCCGGTATCTTTTCGGTAGGCGCAAAGGCCGCCGCGAACTTCGCCGGGCCGGCCGTGACGGCTTCCTTCGCTGTTGCCGCGGTCACCTGCGCACTGGCCATCATGTGCTACGCCGAATTCGCCACGGCCATCCCTGTTGCGGGCTCGGCCTACGTCTTCACTTACGCCACCATGGGCGAAGTCCTGGCCTGGATCATCGGCTGGAACCTGATTCTGGAACTGTTCACCGCAGCCGCCGTGATCGCCAAGTACTGGGGGATCTACCTCAGCAAGGTGTTCGCGCTGACGGGCATGGATATTCCCCCTGCCATCGCGCTGGGCGGCGTTGACCTCTACTGGGGCGCTTTCCTGATTGTCGCCATCTTCACGGTGCTGCTGGTGCTCGGGACAAAACTGTCCGCGCGCGTCGGAAACATCTTCACCATGGTGAAGATCGCCGTGGTGGTGTTCGTGATCATCGCCGGGTTTGCCTACGTCAAGTTTGAGAACTACACCCCGTTCGTGCCGGCCTCGGAGCCCACCGGCGGGACCGCGGCAGCAGACGTGCTGAAGCAGTCCTTCTTCGGTTTCCTGACGGGAGCTGCACCGGCCCACTACGGCACCCTGGGCGTCTTCGCCGGCGCCGCAGTGGTCTTCTTCGCCTTTATCGGATTCGATGTTGTTGCCACCTCGGCGGAAGAGGTCAAGAACCCGCAGAAAACCCTGCCGCGCGGTATCTTCGGCGGCCTCGCCCTGGTGACGGTCCTGTACATCCTGGTGTCCCTGGCACTGACCGGCATGGTGCCCTACACCGAGCTGGCCAAGGCGGACAATCCCACGCTGACCACGGCCTTCGAAGCCGTGGGGAACACCGACGCCGCAAAGATCATCGCCTTTGGTTCGCTGATTGGCCTCACCACGGTGATCATGGTGCTGCTGATGGGCCTGTCCCGCGTGGTGCTCGCCATGAGCCGCGACGGACTGCTGCCTCGCTCGCTGTCCAAGACCAGCGCCAAACGCTCGACGCCGGTGCGCCTCCAGATCATCTGTGGCGCCGCCGTTGCACTCGTGGCCGGTCTGACCGAGGTGGACCTGCTCGAGGAAATGATCAACATCGGGACACTGTCCGCCTTTGTGATGGTGAGCCTGGGCATACTGGTGCTCCGCAGAAAACGACCCGATCTGAAGCCCGCCTTCCGCGTGCCGTTCGGCAAGGTACTGCCCGTGGTTTCCGCCGTTCTGTGCCTGTACCTCATGACCAACCTCACCGTGGAGACATGGATCTTCTTCGGCATATGGATGGCGATCGGTCTGGTCATTTACTTCGCGTACGGCCAGCGTCACTCCCGGCTGAACGAGAAGTTCGCCGAGGCCAGGGCGGCCGTCAACGGAACTAGTGCCGACGAGGATGACCTGGCAAAAGTCTGA